The following DNA comes from Neovison vison isolate M4711 chromosome 13, ASM_NN_V1, whole genome shotgun sequence.
CTGGCTGTGATGGGGGCCCCGCTCGGGGGCAGCCCTCCCTCCGCCCAAGCAGCTCCCAGGTACCCCTCCCAGGCCCGGAGCTCACAGCGTCCCCAGAGTAGCCTGCCCTGCCCCCGCCTGGCCCCGGGGGACTCCTGATGACCCGCTCCTTCCCCCTTTCAGACTGTGGGTGAGCCCCCACCTGGTGCTgccccagcaggcagagcagagggcTCCCGTCCTACCGTGTGCACGCCGTGCCCTCCCCGTGGCTGGTGGGAAGGCCACCCACCCTGAGGACGGGCCATCCTCTGGAGAACGGGCAGTCGGTGAACTCGAAAGGGAGACGAGTCAGCGGGGTGTTTGTCCCGAAGTCAGGAGAGACCAGCACCCCCAGGCAGACGCCCCCGGCCTGTGCCGTGTGTCAGGCCGTCCTCCTGGGAACACCGCCGTGGGGGTCAGTTGGGCGCCGTGGGCTTCTGGCCTCATGTGAGGCTGCGGTCAGGGCTGGAGACATGGGGGCCTCGGGGCTGAAGGCGGGAAGGGTGGAGGGTTCTCCCACGCGGCCTCCATGCTGCGGGTGGCCTTGCCACAGGCCAGCAGCTGACGACAACTCGCATTTGTGATCTCCAGTTCCGTGCATCGGGAGTCCGAGCCCCGATTAGCTGGGTCCTCAGCCCAGGGTCCTGTAGGCTGGAGTCGGGGTGAGGGTCGGGGCTGGGGTCCCTCCGTCCAAGTGGGGAAAGAGCCGCTGGCCGCTCACAGCGCTTGCGGGCCGGACGGGTGAGGGCCACTGCGTCTCGCTGCCACGCTCGGTGCCCTGCCTCGGGGGCCTCGCTGAGGACCAGCCACAGCCCAGGAGCTTCCTCTGGCCGGCGAGGAGTGGACCCCCAGCGGGCGCACTCACAGACGCGCGTCACACAGTCACAGAAGTGACAGATTGGCCACTTTGTGTGCTCTATTGCTTACAAGCAAATACGGTTGTGCCTGCCGCCGAGGGGAGGGGTCACACAGGACACGGCTTCCAGGGCAAGGTTGTGAGTCTGTCCACCGAGGCCCAGAAGGAGCCACATCAAGGCACCCCGGGGGGCCTCTCAAGCCTCACAAGCTGGGTCTCCTGAGGGGAAGGTCTGCTTTGCAACAGGCCATAGAGACTGCCCCGACGTGTGGCCACCAGCCCCTTCCGTGGCGATGGCCACTGGGCCATGACTGTGGCTTTTTCCCTGTCATCCAGGCACGACCTGGAGCACGGGGACCTGATGGCTCGTGGCTGACAGGCCCAGGGACACTGCTGCTGGGGGCCAGGACCAGAGTGCAAACCCCCACTCAGCTCTGGAGGGCACCATGGGTCCAGGACAGGGTCTCTTTCTGACGAGGGTCACTGTGCAGTCCACAGGCAGGGCACAGGAGCTGTGGGGAGCCGCCACAGCGGCCGGGGGCTTGGTTTGGTCCAGGGCTGCTCACACACAGACCAGCTCCCAGAGGCTGGGGCTGCCCTGCAGGTctgggcaggggagcaggctgGGTCAGGGACCTTCCTCACCAACAAGGATGCTGACCCATAGGGGCCCGACTGCAGCCCTCCCGCTCACTGTGGGGCAGAGAGGACGGGGCGGACAGGGGAGCAGCACTCCAGGATGCGGGAGGGCTGGACGCGGGCATCTACTCGCTCAGCTCCCTCAGAGTCCAGGGTCCCCTGGCCACGGAGCTCACCCCACACTGCCGCCCAGGGCGGCCTCCACAGATCGGGTGGGCTCTGTAGCCTTGGTCAGAAACCAGAAGTCGGGAGAGGCCAAGTGGGTGCGCTGGGACGGCCTCCGATCCGGCAGAAGGGACAGAACCCAGGTGTCAAACAGGATTCAGAGCCTCTGCAGGGTGGTGTCCGGGCGCCTCCTGGGGCGGGGTCCCCTGGGCAGGTCTGTGTCCAAGGCCCCACCCCGGCTTGGTGCCagtaccccaccccccagccctggctccaAACCAGGTTCTCTCAACCCTGCCTGAAGTGCCGGCCCTCACTGCACATGGTCCTAGGGGCCACACAGCAGctctgcaccccctcccctctccatctgtcccccTTCCTGGGTCCACCTGACCCAGCACCTGCTCCAGCCCCACCCCCGGTTCCTGTGGGTGAGGCCTAGGCACCGACAGGCAGGGGGGTGCAGAACCCCAGCCTGGGGCCGGGAGGAGTGGAAGCCGCCCATGCCAGACCCACACAGACAGCCAGGGAAGTGCGTGGATTCTAAAGCCTCTTCGTGGGTAGGGACTGTGGCTCTGTGGGTCAGGGAGGACAATCCTGgaaggctccctggaggaggtggggcGTGCAAGGGGCCGGTTCAGGTGCCAAGGGCAAGCCGTCCGTCTGCACCTGCCGGGAGCAGGGAGGTCCTAGACGTGAGCAGGGCTTGTGAGGAGGGCGGCTCGGAGCCCCGACCCGCGGCAGGTGGGGAGGCGCGGTGCGGGAGGCGGGAGCTGCGGGCCGGGGACTGGGCAGAGCAGCCCCTCAGCCTCGCCAGGCGCAATCCTGGCCCTGGGCTTGTGCGTCCAGGCCCACGGCGTAGCGGGAATCCCAGTCTCGCTCGAACAGGCGACGCAGCTGCTCCTGCGCGGTGAGGAGCCCCGGCCGGCCGCTGGGCGCTCTCTGGCTGACCACCAGGCCCACCCCCGAGGTGCTGCTGAAGTAGTCCTCCGACCAGTTGGAGGTGCCTGGGGCGGTGGGCGGGAGAGAGTCCCGTGTGACCGGGAGGGGGCTCTCTCCCTCCGCAGGGCCCAGTCATCAGGCTCGGCCACGACGCTGGGGACGGAGGGGTTCCGCGGCCGCTCGGCTGCCGGAAACTGCCGCCGGACCAGCCCCTCAGATGCAGAAGAGCCAACCAGCTCTCCGCGCGTGCGGTGCGGCTCCTCCCAATTCCCCTGGGGCTGGTGTCCCGACTCAGCGTCCTGAAAACTTGGGGCTTGGGGCTTCCCACCCGCCTGGCATCCTGAGCCTGGACCTGTCCTGGACCTGAGAGTCCCCCCCCCGGCTCGCCTCTGTGCTGAGGGGTCCGTGCGGCCCATGAGAACAGAGTCCCCTTCAGCACCCTGGCCCAGCCACTGCTTGGGGGTCATGTCCCCCTTCTGTGGGTTTTGGTGGCCTCTGTGGTCATGCACACGTGCTCAGTGCCCCTCAAAGACTCGGGGTCCTGGGGCAGCGCCTGCTCACCGATGTAGGCCTCCTTCTCTGTGACCATGAACTTGCTGTGGCTCACCCTGCTGAAGGGGATGTTGGAGTGATTTCCCACCGGCACAATGAAGACTTTCTTTGGGGAACAGAGAAGGAGCACGTGAGGAGGCGGAGGAGGACGGCCCACCCCAGCCCGGCCCCGGTGGGGGGTCCTCACCACATCCACCGAGACCCTGGCCGCGGGGTTGCTGAAGGCCTGCAGGGACCTCAGGTCGGGGAACATGCTGGGGTCCGTGTGGGGCCAGCAGCTGACCAGCAGGCGCACGCGCACACCCCTGTTGAAGGCCGCTGTCCGCAGCGCGGTGTCCAGCACCGGCCAGTACCTGTGGGAGGGCGGCTCAGGGTCCTCGGGCCAACGGGGACCCTGACTGCAAGCCGGGGCTGAGCAGGGGTCCCAGTGGGAGAGGAAATGCGCCGGGTGCTGCCCACCCGCAGAGCGGACCCCCCATCCCGGGCTCCCACTCCCCTACCTGGCCGGGTGGCTGAAGCGCGTGGTGGGAAAGTACTCCATCACCGAGACGTAGATGAACTCCCGGGCACCACGCACCACGGCCAGCACGGCTTCCAGGTCCCGCGTGCGGCCGTGTGGGCAGAGGGCCGGTGGCGAGGCCTGTCCAGGCAGAGAGGTCCCTGAGGGCACTGAGCCGCCTGCTTCTTGGACCCGCGACCCCCAGCCTGCCCTCACCCTCCAGATGTGGGATCTCAGAGGAAGACCAGAGGGGCCCCCTGGAGAGGTGGGGACGGGGGAGGGAGGCTCTGCACCGGGACCTCAGGGCTGCCCTCAGTCTGGTCTGGGTAGGAAGGCCGGGAAGCCTGCCCCGCGCCGCACCCCCGGCCCCCCAGAGGACCCCGCCCCGGCCTGATGCTGGGTCTCCAGAGAccagcccctgctcccactcGCCCAGATGGAGGGTCAgcccgcccccagccccttccctgcccGCAGAGGGACGGACCCACTTGATGAGCTGGTCCGCCCTGGCCCTCCCAGGCCCCAGGCAAaagcccctccaccccacccaacAGTTATTTGGAGCCCCCCTCCCTGGGCCACGggaagccccgccccctcccaggcTGCCTGTATCCTGTGGCTGTGGACGGCCCGGCCCGCATCCTCTCCTGGAGCTGGGTCTGTGGACAGCCCGCCGCTGGCCGGGGGACCACAGCCGGGTCCTGGGCGCTGGGCAGCACGGCAGCGGGGCAGGTTCCCCGGGGGTCTGGCAGGCGCCTTCGGCCGCTCTTACGGAGAAATAGACCGTGGTGGGCACCCCGTCAAAGTGGCCCCGGAGAGGCTGGAAGCGGTTGATGTGGGATGAGAAGCTCCGAGGCCAGGCTCTGGGGAGGACAGCCCTCGGTGCCCCCAGCACCCAGTAGGTCTGGAAGGTCCTCTCCAGGTCGAGGGCCAGGCGGCTGCAGTTGTAGATGATGGCGCCCAGCTCCTTCACCTGTGGGGACAGGGCGGCGGCTGCGGGGGGCGGGCCTCTGCCCCGGGACGGAGCGTGGCCCCCGCGCTGGCAGCGGCCCCGCGGGAGTCAGGACAGACGGTGAGACAGACCGCGCTCGCAGGAGCTGCGGGGTGACGGGGGCCCTGCTGGTCTTGCACGTTGTACCCAACCGTCAAAGCCGCGGCGCGTGCTGGTTACCGCAGAGACAATGCCTAAGGGAAGTCGCTCGGCGCGTCCGTGTCCGGCGACCTGCCTGGCCGCGTTGGCCAACACCCTTCTCAGGCTGGTTTTTcatgctttgcttttccttcaggGACGCAGGGTTCCCTGGTGCAGAGACTGCGGCGTCTTCCCGTGGGTGGAACGACATTCCGGGGCGCGAGGGCAGGCGCCGTGTGGGATCCCCGAACCCCCGACCGGCGCCTGTTCCGCGCACCAGGGCGATGCCCCACCCCTGTCCCACCCGGGGCCGCACAGGACATCGCCAGGCCCCGGGAGCGCGGGCAGCGGACGGGTCCCTGATGGGTCTCCCGGCCCTTGGGACTCACCTGCGTCAGGGCCCGCCAGTCCATGTTGGCACTGCCCAGGTAGACGTGCCGTCCGTCCACGACCCAGAATTTGGAGTGCAAAACGCCCCCAGTGAGCTTCCTCAAGGGCACGAACCGCACCTGGGCACCTGGCCAGGGGGCGAAGACCGTGCGGTCACCGGGGTCTCACCAGGTGTCCGCTTCACGGTGAGCCCAATTCCTCGAGGCGGGACAGCTTGTTTGCCCTCAGAGCAGTCCTGCTAAGCTCATGCCATCATCATCCCCACTTTGCAGGGAGGGCGAGGAAAGCATCGACTGACCCCGGATCCCTCGGGGCAGCCCCTCTCCAGAGCCCGGGGCTACACGGATCACTTCCCAGCCTGAGCCCACCCACAGGTCAGAGCAGCTGGGCTCAGGGGGGCCCCGAGGCCACCCTAGGCTCTGCCCACCACGGAGGATGACCGTCTGGCCCCCTGGAACCAGCCCCAGTCCCGTGAGGCTGACTTTAAGCACGCCACCCCGGGCCCCTGCCCTCCTGGTGAACGAGGGAAGCCCAGGGGCCCCCTCCTAGCCCCTGCCACGCAGCTCTGCGCGCCTTCCTCGTCCGTGGTACAGCAGGTCACGAACCATGCCTGCCCCCAGGCTGCGGGCCCGGGCCGGACAGGCACCCACCTCGGGCCGCCAGGACCTGCAGGTCCGTGGAGTTCTTGGCCAGTGACGGGCTGTTGGTCGCCACAGCCAGGGAAACGTTCTTGTCCAGCAGCCGCTCCAGCTTCCGCAGAAGGGCCTCCCCCTGCGAGGCCGGGCCAGCCGTGAGGGGTGAGGCCCCACCAACTAGGAAGGACCCAGACCTCTGCCGGGAGGCCGCCTTGCCCACCCACagttcagagggagagagatgcgCCCCGGCACCCAGATGGGGTGGGCAGGGCCGGCCATACCAGCTGGGAAGACGAGTCGTTGACCCCAATGTCGGCCCCTGTGAGGGACCAGTAGAAGGAGGCCACGTGAATGCTGTGCTGGGCGGCGTCCAGCAGCTGCAGCCAGgcctgggccaggggctgggccGACGGGCTGCCGGCCGCAGCAGGGAGGTCCCGGGGGGTGCTCTCCACAAGGACAAGCCTGCACAGACAGCCCATGGGGCCTGAGCGGAGCACGGGGGCCACCAACCCGCCTCGCGTCCCCTGCCCCGTCCCCACTGGTCAGGCCAGGGGGTCACCGCCAACATGGGGCCCGAGTCCAGGCCAGGGGAGCCAACTAGACTGGATGGGGCAGGCATGAGCCCCCACGAGCCCGCTGCGGGCAGCGACCCCGGGGGCAGTGGGGGTAGCCAGGGAGGGAGCAGCGCAGACTGGGGCCCCGGGCCCAGCCCAGTTCCAGGCACGGCTGCTGGAGAGCTGTCGCTCTGAGCCGAGGTTGGGTCTGGGCTGCCGACTGGAAGGGAGGCCCCTGGAGGCGGCCCAAGCTGACCCAGAGGAAGGCCCGGGCCAGGCGGTGGTGGGAGTGAATCTTGGACTCCACGGGCTGGGCTCTGAGCAGAGCCCCCCCACAGCAGAAAGCGTGAAAGGCAGGTGGCCGGGCAGCTGGGAACAGCGACGCCGTGACCGGAAGGCTGAGACGCTGCCCAGGTGGCTCCGGGCTTTGCAGCGGAGCCGTGGGCAGCGGCCTGTGTTGCTGCGCAGAACACCCCATGTCCGTCAGCTCTGGCCCATCCCCACCTTGGGGCCGCCCTTCCCGGCCAGCGCTCTCTTCTGAGAAGTGGCAGAGGGCCGTGCGGGCCGACGGGGCCGGTCCAAGGGCGGGAAGCTCACAGAGGGGCAGAGCTGAGCTCGGCCACGGGCCGGCAGACACTCACCGGCAGGCGTCCTTCAGCCGTGGCGCAGCCTCCCCTCTCCGGGGCTCCCAGGGCTGGCGGGAGCCTGGGTCCCGGGACGACATGGGCCCTTCCTCCGGGTGCAGCTGGCCACTGGTGGGCGGGAGGTGCACTTGGCACAGGACGTAGGCGAGAGCCCCAGCACCAAGCCCCAGCACGGCCAGCGCTCCCAGCACCTGCAGCAGGAGAAGGGTGTCACTGTGGGGTCCCCGGGTGGCGTGCGTGTGCTCTACTTCTGGGTGGGCTGAGGTGGCCCTTCCGGTGCTGACAGAGACTGTCCCCGGCTCCCAGGGTGGGCCAGGCCTGCAGGGGGGCTGAGTGGGCGAAGGACAGGGCAGGACGCTGAGCAGGGCCCGAGCTCACTGTGGGGCGGGGGGACCAAGGGGCCTGAGGCTTTCCCTTGGGGCCCCCGAGACAGGGATCGGGGAGCTGAGGGAAGCATGCTGGTCTGGCTCGTTTCATCCTCGCCTGCGGAGCCCCCTCCCTCGAGCCCCCTGTTCTGCTGCGCTAGGCTCTCTGTCCCTGGGCTGTGGGCCTGAGGAGCGGGGGCGCCAGGGCCTCTGATGTGCTCTGCCGAGCTCTCGGCCCCGGACACGGCGACCTGGTGTCACCACAGCCGCAGGCCCGGCACTGGTCTTCTCTCCACTGCCCTCCGCCGGCCCTGCAGATGGGGACTCCGTGTGGAGCCCGAAGccggtgtgtgcgtgtgtgtgtgcgtgtgtgtgtgcgcgtgcgtgtgcacatgtgtgtccgtgcgtgtgtgcgtgtgcgtgcgtgcgtacTGTGCATGCGTGTATGcgcatgtgcgtgtgcatgtgtgtgtgcgcgcgtgcatgtgtgtgtgcgcgtgtgtgtgtgtgcgtgtgtgcgcatggctgtgtgtgtgcacacgtgggTGTTCGTGTCCGTCTGTGCCAGAGGAGCTAGCCCGGCCCTGTGCCCCCCTCGCCGTCTCGCTGTCATTGGGCGCCCGCGTGTCTGAACCTTGGTTCCTTCTTTCAGCCACGTGCGTGGTGAGGCCCGGAGCCATTTCTGCTCCCAGCTGGGCCCTCCTTACCGGCCCGTGAAAAGCTGCCTCCTTTCCCAGGGTGGGTGCCCAGCCTGGGGGGGCCTCAGCAGCCCCCTCCTGGGACTCAGGAGGACTTCCTGGCTGGGAAGGCACGGCGGGGGCTGAGCGGAGACCCTACGCTGCCATCCGGGGGCCTGAGGGCTGGGGAACCTGGGGTGCTGTGTGGGGGCCCCCCCTCTGCCCAGGACTCTACCCCCTCAGGGTGGCTAGTCCCACAGAGAGCTGGAAGCCAGGCGGACAGGGCTTCCCCGTCGTGGCCTCGGTGGGCCAAACACTCCAGGGTTCGGCACCCCCGCCGGGAGTGCAGGGAGGGGCCTCAGAAGCCAGAACGAGGCCTCCGGCAGAACCAGGGAGTCCCCCAGAGGGAAGCCaggatgctcccccagagctgtGTTCAGAACGTCACTCTTACCCCGACATGGCAGAGCCCAGCTCAGGGGACCACCCACGCCCCGGGGTCCATCGAGCCTTCACCGAGTCTCAGGAGATGCAGCTAGGGGGAAGtccagggctgggggctgagcGAAGGGGCCCCAGGGACCTCCTTGGACTGGCcgctccctcccccagctttcCACTGTACCACAGGGG
Coding sequences within:
- the PLD4 gene encoding 5'-3' exonuclease PLD4 — translated: MSRLTWKLLPKAVGRVTADGGAPAAGLSGEEQVSAISKLPGPCRWLEQPEQTQGSLDYAPGNTGLTAKPQQPLWATRLHIHPRLQMSVGGASEGGTPDKEEVAERGSSGLQGGGRWAGGGGSCRSLDPAVCGWSKMKAKAVPPEVLGALAVLGLGAGALAYVLCQVHLPPTSGQLHPEEGPMSSRDPGSRQPWEPRRGEAAPRLKDACRLVLVESTPRDLPAAAGSPSAQPLAQAWLQLLDAAQHSIHVASFYWSLTGADIGVNDSSSQLGEALLRKLERLLDKNVSLAVATNSPSLAKNSTDLQVLAARGAQVRFVPLRKLTGGVLHSKFWVVDGRHVYLGSANMDWRALTQVKELGAIIYNCSRLALDLERTFQTYWVLGAPRAVLPRAWPRSFSSHINRFQPLRGHFDGVPTTVYFSASPPALCPHGRTRDLEAVLAVVRGAREFIYVSVMEYFPTTRFSHPARYWPVLDTALRTAAFNRGVRVRLLVSCWPHTDPSMFPDLRSLQAFSNPAARVSVDVKVFIVPVGNHSNIPFSRVSHSKFMVTEKEAYIGTSNWSEDYFSSTSGVGLVVSQRAPSGRPGLLTAQEQLRRLFERDWDSRYAVGLDAQAQGQDCAWRG